The window TTAGATAGTCCAAAGACTTGAAGTCATGAAAATGACAGTAAATAAATGTTTAGTTTCCAACTCCCACTGCGAAACAAAAATATTTATAAAAAATTTTGGAGGTTTTTTCATTGGCAAATATTAAATCAGCTAAAAAAAGAATTAAAGTGACTGAAACAAAAACTTTAAGAAATAAAGCAATTAAATCAAGAGTGAAAACAGAAGTGAAGAAAGTTCTTGCAGCAGTAGAAGCTGGCGATAAGACAACTGCTGAAAAGCAATTAGTGGAGGCAATCTCTCACATTGACAAAGCTAAGTCAAAAGGTGTTTATCATAAAAGTACAGCTTCAAGAAAAATTTCTCGTTTAACAAAAACTGTTAATAACGCATAATTAAGACATGTTGTAACTTATGCCCCTCTAAACGTCTATGTTTAGAGGGGCTATATTTTGTCTATTTTTACATCTATTGTCCTAGTCCCTAAATTTTTATTTTAATGGTACAGGGTTTTGATAATAACGCTGTGTTTTCACAAAAAACCAATGGTCGTCTTCCGGCTTAGTGGCTAATGTAATATCACTGACATTTCCATGGGTAGCTTTGCCAACACCTGCGCCAAAAAGTGCTGCACATACACCTGCATCTCTAGCTGCTGTAAAATGAGAGCCCCATGTTATGGTATCCGAACCATTATGGGTAATAAGAGGGTCATTACCTTCGTTGGTTTTAAACCATTGCCACCTATTACCTGCTCCTGGTTTAAAGACATCACCAAAGAAAAAGGATGTGGTACTGTCTTCATAGTAACATGCACCACCACTCTCCGTATTGGTCAGTTCATCAAATAACCCACCATCATAAGGATCCATGGCTTGACTTCTTTCTATATGCCCAACAGGCATCTGCCATAAGACAACAGGAAGTGATGTAGTCTGATGTAAGGCTTTAACATATTCAAGATAATTGTTCCAAGTATCCCCATTAAAGAACCATGTTGAATCTTGAGGGTCCGTGGCTGCAAAAGGTTCTCTGGCAACAGCATCCTGACCATATTTATCAATGGACATAAAATCTGCATTGAAACTCTTTACGCCTGCCGCTATGTAATAATTAGCCGTTTCAATGGCTCTATCCCTTATGAATGCTCGTCCTTGTGTGATACCCATATCTTCCGTCACATGCATAAGCCCTTTGGCAGGTATGCCTTGATATGGATTGGACCATGTGTTGAACTGCCATCCAAAATAAATCGTTGTTCCATAATCTACATTATACTTATTCACCATGTAGTTAATGCATCTGACCAAACCGTTTATATTATCCGCAAAAGGTTCATTTGTCTCAGGGTCAACGTCTACAGCACTATCAAGTATGCCTACGGCATGCTCACCCCCATAAGCTGTTTCATAAACAAGCTTCGTGTTTGCAAATATCTGATTTGGCTGTAACCCTGAGTTTTGCATCATATAGCCTATAAAATCCGGTTCAAAAATCATCCCTACTAAATCATCCCCAGCTTCACGCAAGATGGTATCCAGTGTAAATTTTAGATCATTAAAATAATAACCCAGGTATTGATCATCCTGTATATTATTAAGATCGGTCACATAACTTTCATTAGCACCACAAATGGTATAGTACACAAAAAAAGGAATAATACCCAGTTTTCTATTTTCACGGATATAAGTAATGGCTCGGTCGCCTTTTATATTTTTCCCCCATTTCTGCCAGCCATCAACACCTCTATCCCAAGAATCCGGTTCACCATTTAGATAGATATAGCGTATATCCATTCTCTTGTTTTTATCCCCTGGTTGAAAATCCTTGACATAATCTAAGTCTCTGGTCACATTGGTTCCTACTGAACCAATTGCAAGATAATCAGGCATACCAGGAAGTTGCCCACCGACTGTTTTTACTCGAACACCCACATAGCGCACTTCACCTGAAGACGTTTCAGTAATTTTTATAGAAGCCCGTCCTGCTTTTAGACCATTGACTGTAAGTGATGTCTGATTAACCGAGCAGTCGATGATGGATGAATTATTAGTCACCGCTGTAAAGCTAGGGTTAGCTACTGAAGCACAACGAAGAGAATACGTGTAAGTACCTTGATTCTGAGTGAATTGAAGGGCTTGTTTATCCTTATCAATGGTTGTAGGATCAATGGATATGGTGCTTGCACCTCCAACAACTCGGCTTACTTCATCACTCCATGTGTATGTATCCTCATTAAATACTTTTACCTTATAATGATAAACACCATAGGTTTTATCTTCAATTTTATGTGAGGCTGTCTGAGGATAAACAGTAAAATCTACATTCTCTGGGCCTGCTATTTTCTGAAACGTGTCACCATGACGCTCATAGAGTTCCCAGCTATCAGCCACCTGCCCACTATGAATATGCCATTTAATATCAAAATCTAGTCCACCATATGGGTCACCCAGGACAGAGATTAACGGTTTAGCAGGTGGATCATCACTGCTTCCTCCAGAACCAGCATTAACCTCAACAGCTAATGCAGCACTTGTTGTTGTTCCAAAAGCATTGATGAGTTCACACATATAGGTATAGGTACCATTCTCCTTCCCTGTAAATGATAATGACCTTGTCTGAGCATTGGGAGAATTATCAAGAAGATCATCTGAATGGATTAACACATCATTTTCATAGAGTTTCCATGACGTCCCATTATTCCCCCACCACATATTCATGGTTATTGTGTATTGACCATCTTTATCCCAATTATCATGGGTAAGAGCTGGTGTTCCAGGAATACCTGTTGCTGCTGCCCATGAGGGTAAAACTGTCCATGATAACATAAGAGCAATACTTAAAAGCAATGGGATAATGCCTCTCCATTTCTTTTTTAATAAAATCATATCATACCTCCTTATTTTAGGGTTTTAACTTGTTTTAGCCTATGCTTTTAATGCTAAGCTATATGTCCTTGGTTAGGTAAATAAAATTGTCAACTTAAGGTGTAAAGAGTAAGAAAAAATACGTAAGATAAGTGTATAGAAGTTGTCCCGTGACATGTAGATGTTCCAGTAACTATCGTGTTATTATCTCATTATAAAAGGCTTATTCTCATTTTTCTATGGGCTATCTTGTTATTAATTGCTTAATTTTGGCACGAAAAAAATTAAGCTTTATCCTATTGAATCCATGCCTAAAGATAAATAAACAATAAAAATAGACCATGTATCCCACCTTTCATATAAGCTAAGATACATGGTCTATATTTCTTTAACTATATTTCATGATAATCATTTCTACACCAATTTTAGGATCAAGCCTACCTGTTTTAATATGACTATCCGCTTCTAAACAATCACCCAAAGCACCTTTTAAACGGTCCACACTCATTTGTTTTCCTTGCCTTTGGCATTCTCGAACGACAAAGGGTGCTACCTTTATACGGCTTGCTATATCCCGTTCGCTTAGTCCTTTTTGGTTAAGCAGTTTACTTTGAAGAATAAGTCGAAATTGACGAATCAACATAAAGAGTATTCTTCCAGGAGGTTCTTTTGCCGTCAACATATCATGGTATAATAATAAGGCCCTCTCTCGCTTATTGTGTCCCATGGCGCCTACCAGTTCAAAAATTTTATTTTCAATGGTTCGGGTGCATATGGCATTGACAGACGCTTGTGTAATCACCTCTTCATCCAGGTTATACATGGTTAGCTTATCTAACTCATGCTCTACCGTAGCCATATCTGTGCCTACGGTTTTGACAAAATGCAGTGCTGTACTTCTCTCTATTTTTTTACCAGAGGTATGCAGTTTCTGACCTATCCATTTAATAAGATCGTTTTCCGATAGTAACTCAAAACTTGCTGCATGACCTTGTTTTTTAATAAGTTTAAATAATTTACTCCGTTTATCCACTTCTTCTTCAATAAAAATAACGGTGGTTGATTCCGGAATATCTGTTATACGTTCTGCAATCTCATCCACATCTTTATTTTTTGACTTGAACAGTTTTACATCCCGTACAACGACGACGCGTCTATCTGCAAAAAAAGGCAACGTCTCACATGCGTAGAAAAATTTATCCACATGCATGGAACTTTTATCAAAAAAATCATAATTCATGGTTGCATCGCCACCCACTAATAATTCCTTGGTTAGCTTCTCCAAATACATATCTAATAAGTATTTTTCTTCACCATAAAACAGGTATACATTATGAAACACACCATCTTGTAATTGCTTCTTCAATTCCTTCATGCTCGATTACTCCTGTTTTTTATTGTTCTTTTCCACATACTTTGTAATAAATCTTTCAATCTCTTGTTGGTACATTTCTGGGTCTTCTGTATAGGCCATGGCATGACCGCCTTTTTCTACCCAATACATATGTTTGCTATCTCTTTTTTTATCATATAGTTCTTGAGACATCTCAGGTGGGATATACATGTCTTCTTTTGTATTAATAAACAGGATAGGGGATGTTATCTTATGGACATGATCTATGGGTCTTACATCTTTTAATGAAAACCCTGACCGAAGCCGTATGGCCATATCACCAATACCAACGATAAACTTCCTAGCAAAGCTTGGCACATGTTTGAAATCATATTGGACACGATACCTTGCTTCCTCATAAAAATCACTGTAAGGACAATCCACAATATAAAAATCTGCTCCATCCTCTATAGAACCTGCGTACATCAATGCAATACCAGCTCCCATGGAAACACCATGGATGCCAATATGACTATCGTTCCCATATGTATCTTTTATATAAGCCATAATCTTTTGTAGGTCATATCGCTCATAATAGCCATAGGATATATCATGTCCACCACTTTCACCGTGATACCGACTATCCATGGCTATGACATTATATCCCATCTTTAAGAAAAGTGCAATATACCCATGCCCATATTCTTTTGAACATGTGACACCGTGAACAACAACCATAAACTTTTTCTCCTGTGAATCTTGACAAAAAGCATGTCCAATGAGTTTATAGCCATAATCAGACACCAGTTCAATTTTTTTACCTTGATGATCGTCTACTAAATTTTTATATTGTAATCGTTGCTCTTCATCATCATCCTGTGTATACGTATTACGTATAACCTTCTGTGAAAAATAATAACCTAAACCGGCTATACCAGCCAAGACGGATGTAAAGAGTGCTAATCGCTTTTTCATGGACATATTTCCTTCCGTAATTGTATCTATTTCATTTTTTCTTAATATGAAGGGCTAATGGATAATAATCCTCCCGTTTTGTCATATGGGTTCGAATACCCATATGATAACCATCTGTTTTTATCATCACTGCGCCATCTTCAGCAGTATGATAGAGAGATACACCCAACTCTTTGTACCTGTCTATGATGTCTTGATGAGGATGTCCATAAACATTATCTCTGCCAGCACTTATAATTGCTATGGCAGGATTAACATGATGAACAAACTTTTCTGAGGAAGAGGTCCTTGAACCATGGTGGGGTACTTTTATTATATCACTCTGTAAGCTATCTGCAAGCTTTTGATGCAGTAATTCTTCTGCTTCTTCCTCAATATCACCTGTCAATAAACTGCGAAATCCTCTATAATCAATTGCAAGAACTAAAGAATAGGCATTATTGTTTTTATAACGTTGGGTATTCTTAGTGGGATATATGGCTTCCATTGAAACCTCTCCTACATCTAACACATCCCCTGTCTGCATATAACTAATAGGTACGTGCTTTTGAGAAGCTTTAGCCAGGAGTTTATTCAAGAGCATGTCCTCATCTTTTTTATCCTTGTAACCATAGGGCACAATTAGTCGCTTTACGGTAAAATAGTCCATTAATTCAATAAGTCCGCCTACATGGTCTTGATCACTATGGGTCATGACGATACTTTCTATGTGACTTATACCATGGTATTTTAAAAAAGGTCTTACGGTATAATACCCTGTATCTGGCGCTAAAGGATCTTTCTTTCTATTGCCACCACCATCAACAACAAAAGCATGTTTACTCGGTGTTATGATAACGGTACTGTCCCCTTGACCGATTGCTAGATGTGTCATCTGTAAAGGTCGAGGCTGTATACTTAATATCAACGTTACAATACCAAAAAAAATTGCATTAGCATACATGTATTTTTTCCATTGACGCCATGTAATCTTGGGGTTTTTAATCATAGCAATGAGTACAATACAGATAATGATGCATATCAAATGCGGCCACGATGGACGTCCAATGGTAACGGTATGATAAGGTAGTTCCCCAACCCACTGGGTGATAACATCGTATAGCATGAAGATGTAATAAACAATTCCTATGCATAATTTACCAAAGATCATGGATATGGAGCCCAATAGCAAAGCAAGAAATCCCATGAGTACAACAATGGTCATCAGGGGCACAACCAATAGATTAACACCAATGCCATAGAGTTGTATCTCATAATAATTGTAGAGTATGACCGGCAATGTACCAAGGGTTGCCCCTATGCTAACATTCACAAGACTTATGATGCTGTTGTTTTTTTTATTATATAATC is drawn from Vallitalea pronyensis and contains these coding sequences:
- a CDS encoding chitinase N-terminal domain-containing protein, translated to MILLKKKWRGIIPLLLSIALMLSWTVLPSWAAATGIPGTPALTHDNWDKDGQYTITMNMWWGNNGTSWKLYENDVLIHSDDLLDNSPNAQTRSLSFTGKENGTYTYMCELINAFGTTTSAALAVEVNAGSGGSSDDPPAKPLISVLGDPYGGLDFDIKWHIHSGQVADSWELYERHGDTFQKIAGPENVDFTVYPQTASHKIEDKTYGVYHYKVKVFNEDTYTWSDEVSRVVGGASTISIDPTTIDKDKQALQFTQNQGTYTYSLRCASVANPSFTAVTNNSSIIDCSVNQTSLTVNGLKAGRASIKITETSSGEVRYVGVRVKTVGGQLPGMPDYLAIGSVGTNVTRDLDYVKDFQPGDKNKRMDIRYIYLNGEPDSWDRGVDGWQKWGKNIKGDRAITYIRENRKLGIIPFFVYYTICGANESYVTDLNNIQDDQYLGYYFNDLKFTLDTILREAGDDLVGMIFEPDFIGYMMQNSGLQPNQIFANTKLVYETAYGGEHAVGILDSAVDVDPETNEPFADNINGLVRCINYMVNKYNVDYGTTIYFGWQFNTWSNPYQGIPAKGLMHVTEDMGITQGRAFIRDRAIETANYYIAAGVKSFNADFMSIDKYGQDAVAREPFAATDPQDSTWFFNGDTWNNYLEYVKALHQTTSLPVVLWQMPVGHIERSQAMDPYDGGLFDELTNTESGGACYYEDSTTSFFFGDVFKPGAGNRWQWFKTNEGNDPLITHNGSDTITWGSHFTAARDAGVCAALFGAGVGKATHGNVSDITLATKPEDDHWFFVKTQRYYQNPVPLK
- a CDS encoding alpha/beta hydrolase; protein product: MKKRLALFTSVLAGIAGLGYYFSQKVIRNTYTQDDDEEQRLQYKNLVDDHQGKKIELVSDYGYKLIGHAFCQDSQEKKFMVVVHGVTCSKEYGHGYIALFLKMGYNVIAMDSRYHGESGGHDISYGYYERYDLQKIMAYIKDTYGNDSHIGIHGVSMGAGIALMYAGSIEDGADFYIVDCPYSDFYEEARYRVQYDFKHVPSFARKFIVGIGDMAIRLRSGFSLKDVRPIDHVHKITSPILFINTKEDMYIPPEMSQELYDKKRDSKHMYWVEKGGHAMAYTEDPEMYQQEIERFITKYVEKNNKKQE
- the holA gene encoding DNA polymerase III subunit delta, yielding MKELKKQLQDGVFHNVYLFYGEEKYLLDMYLEKLTKELLVGGDATMNYDFFDKSSMHVDKFFYACETLPFFADRRVVVVRDVKLFKSKNKDVDEIAERITDIPESTTVIFIEEEVDKRSKLFKLIKKQGHAASFELLSENDLIKWIGQKLHTSGKKIERSTALHFVKTVGTDMATVEHELDKLTMYNLDEEVITQASVNAICTRTIENKIFELVGAMGHNKRERALLLYHDMLTAKEPPGRILFMLIRQFRLILQSKLLNQKGLSERDIASRIKVAPFVVRECQRQGKQMSVDRLKGALGDCLEADSHIKTGRLDPKIGVEMIIMKYS
- the rpsT gene encoding 30S ribosomal protein S20; its protein translation is MANIKSAKKRIKVTETKTLRNKAIKSRVKTEVKKVLAAVEAGDKTTAEKQLVEAISHIDKAKSKGVYHKSTASRKISRLTKTVNNA
- a CDS encoding DNA internalization-related competence protein ComEC/Rec2 encodes the protein MKRPAMWMIGYYLIGLWVGYTVKDWYISIGIFAIMTCVSVLLYKTYYWKPIILFPLICFFAYLHINGHVKSYEYPGDMASFNSVESQLVGTIQDMAIEAGEGHLLLDVSEITVGNKTYKKNLRIKVYGSGLQDVSIGHRVRVTGKLIKLWPSENPGGFNEKLYYNIRGIHYKCYMKSYQLEDDGAGYISRIPYTIRRGLYNLRYRATTIYERLLPHEEAQLMKAMLLGDKSGMTRETKDQFTKAGIAHVLAISGLHVGIIGYGLFHLMTCFIAKKRALWLTVLFLVFYCMLTGGSISTVRASFMLIVGLMAYLFGRNYDVYSSLAIAAMVLLIINPLYLWDIGFLLSFSSVIGIVTCLPALNGLYNKKNNSIISLVNVSIGATLGTLPVILYNYYEIQLYGIGVNLLVVPLMTIVVLMGFLALLLGSISMIFGKLCIGIVYYIFMLYDVITQWVGELPYHTVTIGRPSWPHLICIIICIVLIAMIKNPKITWRQWKKYMYANAIFFGIVTLILSIQPRPLQMTHLAIGQGDSTVIITPSKHAFVVDGGGNRKKDPLAPDTGYYTVRPFLKYHGISHIESIVMTHSDQDHVGGLIELMDYFTVKRLIVPYGYKDKKDEDMLLNKLLAKASQKHVPISYMQTGDVLDVGEVSMEAIYPTKNTQRYKNNNAYSLVLAIDYRGFRSLLTGDIEEEAEELLHQKLADSLQSDIIKVPHHGSRTSSSEKFVHHVNPAIAIISAGRDNVYGHPHQDIIDRYKELGVSLYHTAEDGAVMIKTDGYHMGIRTHMTKREDYYPLALHIKKK